The Salvelinus alpinus chromosome 3, SLU_Salpinus.1, whole genome shotgun sequence genome segment TTATCTCACGGTAAACCTAAGCCCATCTCCATGatcaacagagagagtgtgtgtgtgtgtgtttgtgtgtatgtgcattaggcctgtctgtctgtactgatcTCCCTCAGATTGGAACAGACTCACCTTTATTCAGAGCGGTGTGTTTGGGACATTCGTTTCAGCTACTCACAAAATGGTATCAAGTGTCATGCTGTGTTTTCCAAGTAGTCTGATTGGATGAAGTAGGCATGTTGTCTCGATTTCAATTGCATATATTGTTTACTGACTTTAATTGATTTCACTGTCTGTGGATAAGATGGTCTTGTAAAACGATAAAACATGTTGTTTAACACTGCCAACCCTGTCTTGTAGGGTTTCAGACAAGCTCACCCCAAAGCAGACCCCCCAGACACCCCTCCAGCCCAGTAACtctgccccagcctcagccctggGTCTCCTGAAGTTGAATGGCTCCTCCTTCACTACCCTGAGTAAGCTGGACCCTGTCTTCACCCTCATGAAGAGACGCCTGGAGAACTACACCGAGCAGAGgtctgtgtgtgtagcatgaTATACTATTTATCATACAGTAAGACAAACagtctggccttaatggccacatGTACTCTTAAATCTACATCCTGtacagccaggagaggactggtcacccctcagagactagttcctctctacccagtacagtcaggagaggactggtcacccctcagagactggttcctctctacccagtacagtcaggagagcactggtcacccctcagagcctggttcctctctacccagaaCAGCCAGGAAgggactggccacccttcagagcctggttcctctctacccagtacagccaggagaggactggtcatccctcagagcctggttcctctctacccagtacagtcagaagaggactggtcacccctcagagcctggttcctctctacccagtacagtcaggagaggactggtcacccctcagagactggatcctctctacccagtacagtcaggagaggactggtcacccctcagagcctggttcctctctacccagtacagccaggagaggactggtcacccctcagagcctagttcctctctacccagtacagtcaggagaggactggtcacccctcagagcctggttcctctctacccagtacagtcagaagaggactggtcaccatTCAGAGCCTGGTtactctctacccagtacagccaggagaggactggtcacccctcagagcctggttactctctacccagtacagccaggagaggactgggcactcctcatagcctggttcctctagttTTCTTTCTACGTTCCTGCcttccagggagtttttcctagccactgtgcttctgcctcTGCGTTGCTTGCTCTCTTGTTTCTTAGACTGAGTTTCtgaaaagcactttgtgacaactgctgatgtaaaaagggattcATAAAAtatatgtgattgattgattgatactacAGTACCTATAATGCTGTGTGTAACTAATCATGTTTGATCTCAGTAAAGACATTCCCGAAGCTAGCATAATGGTGTCCCCACTCCTCATCAGTATTTGTATGTGTGATGTCCAAGTGGTTGGGAATAACGTTAAAAAACAAAATGTATCCGATCTGATTGACATTGGACAATAAAGTTTTGTATTTTGTACTGTATTGTAGGTCAGACGTCATGGGGTCAGCAGGAAACAGAAAACACATCCTCCTATTGGCCACCACGCGGACAGGCTCCTCCTTCGTGGGCGAGTTCTTCAACCAGCAGGGAGACAACATGTTCTACCTGTTCGAGCCGCTGTGGCACGTCGAGAGGTCGCTGACGTTAGAGGGCGGCGGGACCAACGCCACAGCCGCCGCCCGGGCCTACCGGGAAGTCCTCCAGGGGCTCTTCCTGTGTGACTTCACCCCTCTGGAGAGCTTTATTGACCCACTTCCTGTAGACCACGTCACCTCAGCCCTGTTCAGGAGAGAATCTAGCAGCTCTCTCTGTGAGGAGTCCGTCTGTAGCCCGTTCGTTAAGAAAGTCTTTGAACGCTACCATTGCCGGACCAGGAAGTGTGGTCCCCTCAACCTGACCATGGCGTCCGAGTCATGCCAGCAGAAGGAGCACAGGGCCATTAAATCCGTCCGGGTGCGTCAGCTGGAGACCCTGAGACCCCTCGCTGAGGACCCTCGTCTGGATATCAAGTTCATCCAGCTGGTGAGGGACCCCAGGGCGGTTCTGGCCTCCCGCATGGTGGCCTTCTCCGCCAAGTACAACAACTGGAAGAAGTGGGCCGTGGACGGAGACGTGCCCGTTGACGACGACGAGGTGAGGAAGCTGAAAGGGAACTGTGACAACATCAGGATGTCTGCGGAGGTTGGCCTGAGGCAGCCGTCGTGGCTGAGGCGGAGGTACATGCTAGTACGTTACGAGGACATCGCTAGATTCCCTATGAGGAAGGCAGCGGAGATGTACAAGTTCACAGGGATCCCGTTCACTCCTCAGGTGAAGGACTGGGTACTAAAGAACACCCAGGCTTCCAATGAGGCGAGTGGAGTTTATTCAACACAGAAGAACTCCTCCGAGCAAGTAGAGAAATGGAGGTTCAGCATACCGTACAAACTGGCCCAGGTGGTGCAGAGAGTTTGTGGACCCACGATGAAACTGTTTGGGTACAGGTTTGTGAACAGTGAGGCGATGCTGACGGACAAGTCTATCAGTTTGATCGAAGAAAAGATTTTCATACAAAATTTTTAATAGACATTTTACGGTAACTCTGAACTCTGCTCATCAGACAAAGTGGACAAACAGATGCGATTATGAAGTGATATATGTGAGGATATTTATTGGGGACTGTACTAGTATACAACAGAGTAATGTATAAGACCCTTTATAGATACATATTAAATGATAACATGTT includes the following:
- the LOC139571560 gene encoding carbohydrate sulfotransferase 3-like, coding for MRMKYTISLVFIVALVIIEKENNIISRVSDKLTPKQTPQTPLQPSNSAPASALGLLKLNGSSFTTLSKLDPVFTLMKRRLENYTEQRSDVMGSAGNRKHILLLATTRTGSSFVGEFFNQQGDNMFYLFEPLWHVERSLTLEGGGTNATAAARAYREVLQGLFLCDFTPLESFIDPLPVDHVTSALFRRESSSSLCEESVCSPFVKKVFERYHCRTRKCGPLNLTMASESCQQKEHRAIKSVRVRQLETLRPLAEDPRLDIKFIQLVRDPRAVLASRMVAFSAKYNNWKKWAVDGDVPVDDDEVRKLKGNCDNIRMSAEVGLRQPSWLRRRYMLVRYEDIARFPMRKAAEMYKFTGIPFTPQVKDWVLKNTQASNEASGVYSTQKNSSEQVEKWRFSIPYKLAQVVQRVCGPTMKLFGYRFVNSEAMLTDKSISLIEEKIFIQNF